In a genomic window of Bacillus rossius redtenbacheri isolate Brsri chromosome 4 unlocalized genomic scaffold, Brsri_v3 Brsri_v3_scf4_2, whole genome shotgun sequence:
- the LOC134542146 gene encoding phospholipase A1 VesT1.02-like encodes MKSVLLVAACSLVALATGKEIDFDDDDITDDMFDIDDENDIDIEKQTRRYGLITPEDVNFTIYSRDNCTAPVFLNDTPAQCFDPLRPTKILIHGFLAKGKTFNKMKDAYLRTGDYNVIVADWSQVASCWHSSKLSALVKMCYIAIVKSHLEGVSGLVASLIGKLARVGQDAQNMHLVGHSLGAHVAGQASQRAGVDRYLGRITGLDPASPLLKSKNLTKVLDEKDAEFVDVIHTNVNYLGWKKPLGTADFYPYDGKGQPGCSFPSNVFQKCSHSKSHKYFTQTILDAWAFVAVPCGVLREYDREKCHGTDVIYMGENVPLSARGSYYVTAAFSPCLKSSLVVVSAGLVSLSLMML; translated from the exons ATGAAGTCTGTGCTGCTGGTGGCCGCTTgctcgctggtggctctggcgaCAG gCAAAGAAATTGATTTCGATGACGATGACATTACAGATGATATGTTTGACATAGATGATGAAAACGACATTGACATTGAGAAACAAACGCGCAGATATGGTCTGATTACTCCGGAGGATGTTAACTTCACAATCTATTCAAG GGACAACTGCACAGCGCCTGTGTTCCTCAACGACACTCCGGCGCAGTGCTTCGACCCACTGAGGCCGACCAAAATACTCATCCACGGGTTCCTCGCCAAAGGCAAAACATTCAACAAAATGAAAGATG CGTACCTGCGCACGGGCGACTACAACGTGATCGTCGCGGACTGGTCGCAGGTGGCGTCGTGCTGGCACTCGAGCAAGCTGTCGGCGCTCGTCAAGATGTGCTACATTGCCATCGTGAAGTCGCACCTGGAGGGCGTGTCGGGCCTCGTCGCCTCGCTGATCGGGAAGCTGGCGCGGGTGGGGCAGGACGCCCAGAACATGCACCTCGTGGGGCACAGCCTGGGGGCGCACGTCGCGGGGCAGGCGAGCCAGCGGGCGGGCGTCGACCGGTACCTCGGCAGGATAACCG gctTGGATCCAGCATCTCCTTTACTCAAGtcaaaaaatttgacaaaagtacTAGATGAGAAAGATGCTGAGTTTGTGGATGTGATCCACACCAACGTGAATTACCTCGGCTGGAAGAAACCACTGGGCACTGCAGATTTCTACCCATATGATGGGAAAGGGCAACCTGGTTGTTCTTTTCCATCAAATGTATTCC AAAAGTGTAGCCACAGCAAATCGCACAAGTATTTCACCCAGACCATTTTGGATGCGTGGGCATTTGTAGCCGTCCCGTGTGGTGTTCTCCGAGAATATGACAGAGAGAAGTGTCATGGTACAGATGTCATCTACATGGGAGAAAATGTTCCTTTAAG TGCAAGAGGCTCCTACTATGTGACTGCTGCATTCTCGCCTTGCTTGAAGTCATCTCTGGTGGTTGTGTCAGCTGGACTTGTTTCCCTCTCATTGATGATGCTTTAG